The Sediminicola sp. YIK13 genomic sequence CACAGGCATCGGTATGTTTTATAAACTGGTCTTTCAACATGTTTCTAAAACCGTCCTGCTTCATTTGTTCCATGAAAATCTGTACCATTGGGGCAGTTTCCCCGATGATGCCACTATCCAATAAAAACACGGCTCCCGTGCCCTCTAGATTTTGGGATGGGATGCTGGTAGACTCAATATTATCCTTTGAATTTATTAAAATAGGTAGGCTTAAGTAACTGTTCAACGGATCCAACCCAGATGATTTACCGTGAAAGAAGGACTCCATAGCACCAAAAATAGCCTTTAGAGTAAGTAATTTCTCCCTTGTAAGATTCTCTAAGACCGTAATCTTTTCAACGGCGTATTTATCGTAAATGGCCGCAACTAGGGCACCACTACTACCTACTCCATAACCTTGCGGTATGGAACTATCAAAATACATTCCATTGGCAACGTCCTTTTTTAAAGATTCAAAGTCGAATGCCACCAATTCAGGATTCTCAAGCTGCATTTTTTCCAAATACACAGCGAATGCCCTAAGGCTTTCGTTGGACTTCTTTGCAGTTTCAGAAAGATTTTTGCTGGTTTTCAGGGCACCTTTGAAGAAATTATAGGGTATAGAAAGACCTTTAGAGTCTTTAATAATCCCGTATTCTCCAAAAAGTAAAATTTTAGAGTAAAATAATGGTCCTTTCATAGCCTTTTTAAAATTGAATCCTAAAAGCGATATACAAATAACGCTTTATTTCGCCAATAATGATATTAAATTACATCTTTTTGGCCCCATATCCAATTACATCACAAATATACTGCCCGTTTTCACAATATGCAACCAACTCATTCTTAATAAATTGATAAACTATATCCTTTTCAGCCTCAGGGTACAACACATGAACATTGGCTCCTGCGTCCAGGGTAAAACAAACGTGGCTATTAGTACGCTCCCGAAAGCTCCATATTTTATTAATGATCTCCAGGGTATTGGGCTTCATCAATATAAAATAAGGCAAACTGGTCATCATCATTGCATGTAGGGTCAACGCCTCACTTTCCACAATTTTAATAAATCCGTCCAGATCCCCATTGGCAAAAACCGATCGCAATTTTGTGAGATTGGTATGGGCCTGTGAGAAACGTTGCTCCGCAAAGGGGTGACCATGCATCAAATCATGTCCAACTGTACTGCTGACCTGCTTTTGTCCTTTATCTACAAGTAAAATAGTATCCTGATAATTCTTAAAGACATCGTGTACGGGATATGGATACTTAATAGCATATTCATTTGAACTTCCCTCTGTATCACCATGCAGTCCCCATTCCATAAGATCCCCTTCTATACTTCTACAAGCACTTCCCGATCCGAGACGGGCGAGAAAAGATGCTTTTTTATTGAAATATTCCTCACTCATTTCTGGATGCAGTTCCTTCTCCAAACTCATCAAACACAAGGATAGGGCACTCATTCCACTTGCGGAGGAAGCAATTCCACTACTGTGTGGGAAAGAATTAGACGTTTCTATGGTAAAATGATATAATTTTAGAAATGGCAGGTACTTTTCTACCCTCTTGAAAAAAGTTAGAATTTTTGGCCTGAAGGATTCTTTTGGTTTTCCCTCAAATAGCAGGTCAAATGAGAAATCATTTCCCTCCTCTTCCAATTTGCGATATGATACGGTGGTGGTTGTAGCGCAGGTATCCAACGTAAAACTTACAGATGGATTAGCCGGAATCTGGTTCTCCTTTTTTCCCCAATACTTTACCAGCGCAATATTACTGGGCGATTTCCAAGTGATCTTTCCATTCGCTACATTATTTGAATATGCTAATGGCACAAAGTCTGTTCCCGTCATTTAGTGAAATATTTTTGCAAAGATAGTTTTTAAGGGGTTTTACAATGGTCCCGATTAAAATAAATTACTACTTTAGAGTCTTACAGCCATATTTTGAAAAAAAGAATCTACTACATAACCATCTCCGTTGCAGTTTGTTTGCTAATTGGATTTCTATCCGGTTTTGCCACACAATCTTCTATTGACGATTGGTATGTAACCTTGAACAAACCAAGTTTTAATCCCCCTAATTGGATCTTTGCCCCTGTTTGGACCGCACTGTACATAATGATGGGAATTGCAGCCGGGTTGGTCTGGGCGAGAGGATCCTATCATGTTTGGGTAAAAACTGCCCTTTATCATTTTGGCTTTCAACTCTTGCTCAACGCCCTATGGAGTATTGTTTTCTTTGGATTTCAAAACCCTTTGATGGCCCTATTTGTTATTATGGCTTTATTGGTATTGATTGTATTGACCATTAAATGGTTCAAAGTGGTCCATAAATTGGCCGCCTATTTGATGATCCCTTATTTCCTGTGGGTATGTTTTGCAACGGTATTGAACTATAAGATCTGGGAATTAAATTAAATGAATCCTGTTTGATTGCCTTGGATTTATTTACACTTCAAAACCATGTAAGAATCCTGTAGGCTCTTTTATAATTTGGATCAATTCGCTGCTATTGCCTTCGCTGCTATGAAGGCGCCTGTCCAGGCATTTTGAAAATTAAAGCCTCCAGTTATGGCGTCTACATTCATGACTTCCCCTGCAAAATAGAGCCTAGGTACAATTTTACTTTCATAGGTCTTAAAATTGATTTCCTTAAGATCAATACCGCCAGCAGTAACAAATTCCTCTTTAAAAGTACTCTTCCCATCTACCATGAATTCGGAACGCGTTAACTGATCTGTCAATTCTTGTAAGGAATTCTTGGAAACATCAGCCCATTTGGTACTGTCAGAAATTCCTGCAGCCTTAACCAAATTTACCCATAACCGTTTGGGGACATCAAAGGCATTGGTGCGTAAGATGGTCTTTTTTGCCTCAATTTCCTTAATCTCCAATAATTGTTGAAAAACCCCACCTTCATGATAGGCGGGCAACCAATTTACCTGGATTTTGAATTTGTACTTATAATCACTCAATACTCTGGCACCCCATGCTGATAATTTTAAAATTGCCGGCCCGCTCATTCCCCAATGGGTGATCAATAAAGGTCCTTCTGATTCAAGGATGGGTCGCTGCAAACCCTTACTCTTTAGTGCTATGCTTACCTTGGAATCAGTGCGAGTTTGCGGCAGTACTTCTACCGATGCATGGGTACTTACCCCCGGTATCTCCGAAATACGGTCGTCTTTAATGTTAAAAGTAAAAAGTGAAGGAACGGGAGACACAATGGTATGACCTATATCTTCCAGCATCTTCCATATTTTTGGATTACTGCCCGTCGCTATCAATATTTTTCTAGCTTGATATTCCCTTTTAATGGATTGGACTATAAAGCCGTTATCTGATTTTTTAATTCCTGTGACAGAGCTATTCTTTATAACGGTGATACCCAATCTGTCCACCTCCCCCATAAAGCAATCGATGATAGTTTGGGAAGAATTTGAGACAGGAAACATACGGCCATCCTCCTCAATTTTGAGTGGCACTCCCCTAGCTTCAAAAAAGGCGATAGTATCCCCACTGCAGAAGTTGTGAAAAGGCCCCAACAATTCTTTCTCCCCTCTGGGATAATGATGGACCAATTCACTGGGATCAAACTCGGCATGGGTAACATTACATCTTCCTCCCCCGGATACTTTTACCTTGGTGAGCACTTCCTTTCCGCGTTCCAAAAGAACCACTTTTAATTTTGGGTTTTCCTCGGCTATATGAATGGCCGCAAAAAAGCCAGCAGCTCCGCCCCCGATAATTACAACATCATCCATTAACGTATACGTTCCGGAAAGTTCGTAAATATACCATCAACCCCTAAATCTTTTATTTTTTCAATATCTTCAGGTTCGTTTACGGTATAGGTGTAGATTTTAAACCCTTCGCCTTTAATTTCCTCTATGTTTTCTTCCGTAAGCATTTTATAATGCGGATTAATGGCTACTGCTCCCAATTCCTTGGCCACTGGAATGGCCTCTATGGGGTTGCCATCGGTAAGAACTGCAATCGCGATATTTTTATTTAAGTTTCGCATATCCCTCAGTTCTTTCCAATTGAAACTTGAAATCAAAAAATCTTCCAATTTCCAGCCTCTTTCCTTAACATAATACTCTATGATAAAGTTTACACGATCCGCTGTCCCCGCACCTTTTAATTCAATATTCAAGGGTACTTTATGATCTATTAATTTCAATACATCCTGTAACATGGGTATTTTGTGGTTTCCATCCAAGGTCACCCGTTTCAAATCGAAAATATTATAATCTTCAATTCTTCCTCCTGCATTTGATAGCCGTTCCAACGTTTCGTCATGAAAAACAACAATTTCCCCACTATTCACCTTAAAAACATCAATCTCTATCATATCCACTCCGAGATCCAAAGCTTTTTGAACAGATGCCAAAGTATTCTCTGTTTCATGGCCCATGGCCCCTCTATGTCCAATAACCAAAGTCTCGTTCATTTTTTTACAATTTGATAAGATTAGCAAACAGGCCAAGCCTAAAAGAAAACTGTTTATTTTCATTTTTGATGTGTTTTAATGAGATTTCAAAAATACAATTTGAAATGGAATTTACACTACTTGAATTTTAGGCACAATTTAGCATATCTTCAGTATTTAATCATATATCATCATATTCAATGCCTATAATGTTAAATTCTCGATGATAGTGAAATCAAGATTAATTATCTTTAAATGACCGTAACCAATTAAATCAATAAACTATGTTTTCAAAAGCAAACGTATTGGCCACAATTATTGGATTTGTGGTAATGTTCCTATTTGGCTATGCCATTTGGGGAATAGCCACGGCCGAATTTTTTGAAGCCCATGCCACCAACAGCATCATGAAGAACCCACCTGATATGCTTTTTATAGCCTTGGGAAATTTGATAGGTACTTTCGCTATTAGTACCATTTATGGCAAATGGGCCGCAGGGGCCTACGGTGCCGCCAATGGCTTCGCCTTTGGTATCTGGATTGGAATTTTTGTAGGCTTGGGAATGGGACTTCTTTGGTACGGAACTTCTGAACTAATGGATATGACGGGTCACTTGGTAGAGGCCATTATAGACATCTTCTTTTATGGAATCGTCGGTGCCGTAATTGGATTTGTATATCAAAAAACATCAGCCTAAAAACACAAAAAGAACTGGGTAATTATAGGTTACGCCAGTTCTTTCTTTTAAATATTATACAATGGGATTCTGGATAATTCTATCTGTACAACAACCAGTCCTATTCTCTTACTTTTCCAATCTAAAAATAAATGATTCCAAGGGTTGAATATCTACACGCATTCTGGCATTGCCATTCTTGACTTTTAGCACAGCCGTGGCTTCACCAAAAAGCTGATCTGTCAACAAATAATCCCCATCCTTTAATTCCCATTTTTCAATAAGGTCGTGCGGAAGTCCGAGGCTAAAACCAAAGGTGTCATCGGCATCAAAATTGGAGACCACAACTAATTTTTCCGAATCTGACCATCTGGCAAAGGAAAATACCCGATGATTGTACCATTCTGTATGCTCCCTATTAAAGGAATGTATCTCTTGATAGTTCCCCATTAAAGCACTACTCTTAATGGAAAAGTTCAACAGCCTTTTATAAAAATCCCTTAATTCTTTTTCTTCAGGCCTTAAGGCGGCACCATCAAACTTTTTATTGTTTACCCATCGTTGCAAATGGGGGACCCCTATATAGTCGAAAATAGAGGTACGCCCAACACTGCCAAATCCAGGTTTTTCTAGCGCAGGCTCTCCCACCTCCTGTCCAAAATAGATCATGGTGGGGGACGTACTAATCGTTGTGGATACAACCATCGCCGGCTTGCCCTTCTCGGCATTTCCTGCAAATTCTGGACTTGGAAGCCTTAGTTCATCATGATTTTCCAAAAAATGCAGCATATGGTGTTCAATATCCATCATGCTATTTTGCACTGTATTGATCTGGTCTGTCCACCCGTGACCTTGAATTATGGGCACTAAGGAATCATAGAGCCCTACCTTGTCATACAAGTAGTCCATTTTTCCCTTATGGATATAATCCCTGTACAAGTTGGGTCTATATACTTCGGCCATCAAAAAGGCGTCCGGATTCTTCATTTTAACGGAGGAATTCATAAAACTCCAAAATTCAACGGGGACTATTTCAGCCATATCATATCTGAAACCATCCACTCCCATATCAATCCAATACAAGGCAATATCCCTAAATTTTTTCCAACTGTTGGGCACATCCTTATCTTTCCAAAATTCGAAGTGCGCCTTGTAGTCTTTTTTGTCAAATCCTTCCGGCAGGGCATCAAACTCGTGCACGCCATCTGGGGTAATCCCATAGTTGATTTTGACGGTTTCGTACCAGTCATTGAAACCTGGCTGTGAGGTACGAGCCCCGTTACCTGTCCATTTTGCAGGGAATTCATCAAATTTTCCATCTGCCAATTTTGCCTTTTCCCCACCCAAAGGCAAATACCCGTGCTCCCATTTTGGCACTATAAATGGCTTTCCGGGATTATAATAAAAATTATTATCGCGCTTATAGGTTACTGAAGTATCGTCCTCTGCACCAAAATCAACAACCCCTTTCGGATTGCTCTTTCCTTCATATCTTCTGGCAACATGGTTAGGAACGATATCGATGATCACTTTTAGGCCGTTTTTATGAGTGCGGTCTACTAGCTCTTTAAACTCTTCCAACCTTCTGGCCGGATCTGTGGCCAAATCAGGGTTCACGTTGTAATAATCCTTTACCGCATAGGGAGAACCAGCCCTACCTTTCACCACATCAGGATCATCTTCGGAAATACCATAAGCAGTATAATCATTAATTACGGCATGATGTGGGATTCCTGTAAACCAGATGTAGGTGACTCCAAGATCCTTGATCCCTTGCAGGGCCTCATCCGTAAAATCGGCAAATTTTCCAACCCCATTTTCCTCATGGGTTCCCCAAGGTTTATTGGTCGTATTTGTATTCCCAAATAATCGGGTAAAAACCTGATACACCACTTCTTTATGTTCTTCCGCCTTTTTCATTTTTAAATTTTCTTTTTTCTCTTGTCCACAACCCATCATTAAAAGGCATGTGCTGATTATACTAAAGATAATAAATGTAATTTTCTTCATAGGGTAATAGCTCAGATATTGTAATGGCCAACAAACTCTCGTTTATGTTGAAATCGAAAGCTAATGAATATTATTTTCCAATTCAAGAATCATGCTTTTTTTGGGACCAATGGTGAGTTCATTGCCCAATTTTATTGTGGTGTCAGTCAACACTTCCTTCCCTTGTTGAAAACCCTTTAAGTTTTCGGCAAACCTATCCAAGGGTAGCTTTATTGATGTCTTATTGTTGTTCAAGATAACCATAACTGTTTCCTCTTCCGTAATTCTAAAATACGCATACACTTCCTGTTCTGGCACATATTGTATAGTTTTTCCCGTATGTATTACACTGGCGTTTTTTCTCCAATTAAACAGCTTTTTTGAGAAATTGAAATATTTGTTCTGCACCTCATTCCTTCCCTTGGCAGTGAAAGCCGTTCTGGAGTCGCCTTGCCAACCCCCAGGGAAATCCCTTCGGATATCCCCATCACCTTTGTCCTTATCTCCCCCCATTCCGATCTCGCTGCCATAATAAATTTGGGGAATACCTCTTACGGTCGCGATCAGGGTCATGGCCAATTGGTAGTCCTCAAAATTGGGATACAGTTCATTGATCCTAGGCGTATCATGGTTTTCTGCAAATATTAGAATATTGTTGATATCGGGATAAAGGAAATCGTTCACAAAATTCTCGTACAACTGGATGATCCCTGTGTTCCATGTGGGGTTTTCCACCTTAAAAACTTCCATAATAGCGTCGTGGAGCGTAAAATCCATGACTGTGGGCAGGTTGGAATTATAACCCTGAATGGCCCCTATCTTACTGTCCTTTTGCCAATAGGCCATCTGTGCCTGATCATGCATCCAAACTTCTCCCACAATATTGAAATTGGGATATTCAACGGTAATGGCCTTGGTCCATTTTGCTATCCCCTCCTTATCATTAAAGGAATAGGTATCTACCCTGAACCCATCCAAATCTGCATATTCTATCCACCAAATTGCATTTTGGGTAAGATAATTCAACACCAAAGGATTCTTTTGATTAAGATCGGGCATGGACTTTACAAACCAACCATCCATGCAGTACCTATAATCGTATTGTGACACATTAGGATCCATTTGAGTGGTTGTCCTATAATTGGTCTGTCCGTAACCTGGAAACTGATGGATCCAATCATAGGTAGGCAGGTCTTTCATCATCCAATGGGTAATGCCCCAGTGATTGGTGACATAATCAAAGATCAATTTCATATCCCTCTTGTGAAGCTCAGAAGCCAAACGCCTATAATCTTCATTGGTACCAAATCTCGGATCAATCTTATAGACATCGCTCTGGGCATAGGTATGGTAAGAATATTTTTCATCATTATCCTCACACATGGGGGTACTCCAAATGGCGGTTGCTCCCAATTCCTCTATATAATCCAAATGATCTATAATTCCTTGAATATCTCCACCATGACGGCCTCCATCCAATTTTCTATTGACTTTCTCAACAACATCGGGATGGGAATCTATTTTCGGATTTCCGTTGGCAAAACGATCCGGCATCAGTAAATAAACCAAATCTGAAGCATCATAACTTGCCCTGTCTGCCGAATTAGGCCTGCGCTCCTTAAATTCATAGGGAATGGCCTGTTTCAAATTATCTCCATCTTTCAGCTGGATTTCAAATTTTCCCGCCTTTACACCATCGGTATTTAGGGTGATGAATAGGTAATTTGAATTCTCCGTGCGATGTACGTCCAAAATTTCCACACCACTAAGTTCAGGACTGTACTGTGCAATGTCCTTACCGTACAGCATGACCTGTACCTGAGGATTATTCATGCCAATCCACCAAAATGGTGGCTCTACCCTATCTACTTGTGCCATAATGGGAACGCATAACAAGACCATGCATACCATTAAGAAAACTTCTTTCATGCATCTTGGATTATTTATATCGTTTTTGATCTTATTAAGATGAAGTAGATATAGTTTCTCCCGCTTTAAGTACCAGTCGCTTTCCTTTGACCCTTATGGACATTTCGTCTGTCCCTTCCAAATCAAAACTGGCTCCTGCTTCTGTTACCTTTACTTTAAGGATCCTATTTCTAAAATTTACCTTAAACGAATATGCCTTCCATTGTTTTGGAATCCTAGGAGTGAAGGACAACTTATCATCTACCACGCGCATTCCACCAAAACCTTCTACAATACTCATCCATGTTCCTGCCATGGAAGTAATGTGCAATCCTTCTTCCACTTCCTTGTTATAATCGTCCAAATCCAAACGGGAGGTACGTAAGTAAAATGTATATGCCTGATCCATCCTATTCAACTTGGCTGCCTGAATGCTGTGCACACAAGGTGACAGGGAGGACTCATGAACGGTAAAAGGCTCATAGAAGTCAAAATGTTTCTCCAATTCCTCTAGGGAGAAGTGATCCTCAAACAGGTAGAAGCCCTGTAGTGTATCCGCTTGTTTGATATAAGGAGATCTCAATATTCGATCCCAACTCCATTTTTGGTTGATAGGGCGTTGGGTTCTGTCCAAATTGGCTACGGTGATCAATTCCTTATCCAAGAATCCATCTTGCTGTAAATTAATGCCCAACTCCTCTGAAAATGGGAAATACATATTATCTGCGACTTCCTTCCAAGACTCCATTTCGGCAGTCGTTAATTTGGTCATCCCTATGATTCTTTTATGATCATCGGAATACCCGTCTTTCACTTTGCCAATTTGTTCCAACGTATAGTTGATACACCATTTTGCAAGATAATTGGTATACCAGTTATTGTTTACATTGTTTTCATACTCGTTGGGTCCTGTTACACCCAAGATGACGAATTTGTTTTTTTGCTTCGAGAACGTTGCTCTTTGCTGCCAAAAACGAGAAATCGCAATCAGCACTTCCAGACCCATTTCAGGGATATAAGAGTAATCTCCCGTAAATCTGTAATAATTATATATGGCGAAGGCGATTGCACCATTACGATGGATTTCCTCAAAGGTGATTTCCCATTCGTTATGACATTCTTCCC encodes the following:
- a CDS encoding NAD(P)/FAD-dependent oxidoreductase, whose protein sequence is MDDVVIIGGGAAGFFAAIHIAEENPKLKVVLLERGKEVLTKVKVSGGGRCNVTHAEFDPSELVHHYPRGEKELLGPFHNFCSGDTIAFFEARGVPLKIEEDGRMFPVSNSSQTIIDCFMGEVDRLGITVIKNSSVTGIKKSDNGFIVQSIKREYQARKILIATGSNPKIWKMLEDIGHTIVSPVPSLFTFNIKDDRISEIPGVSTHASVEVLPQTRTDSKVSIALKSKGLQRPILESEGPLLITHWGMSGPAILKLSAWGARVLSDYKYKFKIQVNWLPAYHEGGVFQQLLEIKEIEAKKTILRTNAFDVPKRLWVNLVKAAGISDSTKWADVSKNSLQELTDQLTRSEFMVDGKSTFKEEFVTAGGIDLKEINFKTYESKIVPRLYFAGEVMNVDAITGGFNFQNAWTGAFIAAKAIAAN
- a CDS encoding diphosphomevalonate/mevalonate 3,5-bisphosphate decarboxylase family protein, whose protein sequence is MTGTDFVPLAYSNNVANGKITWKSPSNIALVKYWGKKENQIPANPSVSFTLDTCATTTTVSYRKLEEEGNDFSFDLLFEGKPKESFRPKILTFFKRVEKYLPFLKLYHFTIETSNSFPHSSGIASSASGMSALSLCLMSLEKELHPEMSEEYFNKKASFLARLGSGSACRSIEGDLMEWGLHGDTEGSSNEYAIKYPYPVHDVFKNYQDTILLVDKGQKQVSSTVGHDLMHGHPFAEQRFSQAHTNLTKLRSVFANGDLDGFIKIVESEALTLHAMMMTSLPYFILMKPNTLEIINKIWSFRERTNSHVCFTLDAGANVHVLYPEAEKDIVYQFIKNELVAYCENGQYICDVIGYGAKKM
- a CDS encoding alpha-amylase family glycosyl hydrolase, which gives rise to MKKITFIIFSIISTCLLMMGCGQEKKENLKMKKAEEHKEVVYQVFTRLFGNTNTTNKPWGTHEENGVGKFADFTDEALQGIKDLGVTYIWFTGIPHHAVINDYTAYGISEDDPDVVKGRAGSPYAVKDYYNVNPDLATDPARRLEEFKELVDRTHKNGLKVIIDIVPNHVARRYEGKSNPKGVVDFGAEDDTSVTYKRDNNFYYNPGKPFIVPKWEHGYLPLGGEKAKLADGKFDEFPAKWTGNGARTSQPGFNDWYETVKINYGITPDGVHEFDALPEGFDKKDYKAHFEFWKDKDVPNSWKKFRDIALYWIDMGVDGFRYDMAEIVPVEFWSFMNSSVKMKNPDAFLMAEVYRPNLYRDYIHKGKMDYLYDKVGLYDSLVPIIQGHGWTDQINTVQNSMMDIEHHMLHFLENHDELRLPSPEFAGNAEKGKPAMVVSTTISTSPTMIYFGQEVGEPALEKPGFGSVGRTSIFDYIGVPHLQRWVNNKKFDGAALRPEEKELRDFYKRLLNFSIKSSALMGNYQEIHSFNREHTEWYNHRVFSFARWSDSEKLVVVSNFDADDTFGFSLGLPHDLIEKWELKDGDYLLTDQLFGEATAVLKVKNGNARMRVDIQPLESFIFRLEK
- a CDS encoding mevalonate kinase family protein; this translates as MKGPLFYSKILLFGEYGIIKDSKGLSIPYNFFKGALKTSKNLSETAKKSNESLRAFAVYLEKMQLENPELVAFDFESLKKDVANGMYFDSSIPQGYGVGSSGALVAAIYDKYAVEKITVLENLTREKLLTLKAIFGAMESFFHGKSSGLDPLNSYLSLPILINSKDNIESTSIPSQNLEGTGAVFLLDSGIIGETAPMVQIFMEQMKQDGFRNMLKDQFIKHTDACVEDFISGNVKSLFGNLKQLSNVVLDNFKPMIPAEFHKLWKNGIETNDYYLKLCGSGGGGYILGFTEDINKAKKALKGYNLEVVYNF
- a CDS encoding glycerophosphodiester phosphodiesterase is translated as MNETLVIGHRGAMGHETENTLASVQKALDLGVDMIEIDVFKVNSGEIVVFHDETLERLSNAGGRIEDYNIFDLKRVTLDGNHKIPMLQDVLKLIDHKVPLNIELKGAGTADRVNFIIEYYVKERGWKLEDFLISSFNWKELRDMRNLNKNIAIAVLTDGNPIEAIPVAKELGAVAINPHYKMLTEENIEEIKGEGFKIYTYTVNEPEDIEKIKDLGVDGIFTNFPERIR
- a CDS encoding glycoside hydrolase family 13 protein; its protein translation is MKEVFLMVCMVLLCVPIMAQVDRVEPPFWWIGMNNPQVQVMLYGKDIAQYSPELSGVEILDVHRTENSNYLFITLNTDGVKAGKFEIQLKDGDNLKQAIPYEFKERRPNSADRASYDASDLVYLLMPDRFANGNPKIDSHPDVVEKVNRKLDGGRHGGDIQGIIDHLDYIEELGATAIWSTPMCEDNDEKYSYHTYAQSDVYKIDPRFGTNEDYRRLASELHKRDMKLIFDYVTNHWGITHWMMKDLPTYDWIHQFPGYGQTNYRTTTQMDPNVSQYDYRYCMDGWFVKSMPDLNQKNPLVLNYLTQNAIWWIEYADLDGFRVDTYSFNDKEGIAKWTKAITVEYPNFNIVGEVWMHDQAQMAYWQKDSKIGAIQGYNSNLPTVMDFTLHDAIMEVFKVENPTWNTGIIQLYENFVNDFLYPDINNILIFAENHDTPRINELYPNFEDYQLAMTLIATVRGIPQIYYGSEIGMGGDKDKGDGDIRRDFPGGWQGDSRTAFTAKGRNEVQNKYFNFSKKLFNWRKNASVIHTGKTIQYVPEQEVYAYFRITEEETVMVILNNNKTSIKLPLDRFAENLKGFQQGKEVLTDTTIKLGNELTIGPKKSMILELENNIH
- a CDS encoding TspO/MBR family protein, with product MKKRIYYITISVAVCLLIGFLSGFATQSSIDDWYVTLNKPSFNPPNWIFAPVWTALYIMMGIAAGLVWARGSYHVWVKTALYHFGFQLLLNALWSIVFFGFQNPLMALFVIMALLVLIVLTIKWFKVVHKLAAYLMIPYFLWVCFATVLNYKIWELN